A genomic segment from Neobacillus sp. YX16 encodes:
- the rnpA gene encoding ribonuclease P protein component — protein MKKELRVKKNKEFQEAFQKGQSFANRQFVVYSLKKEDQDYFRIGLSVSKKIGNAVMRNQIKRYIRQAVFELSDLLLPGNDYVIIARKPAAEMDFFEVKKSLTHVFKVGKVLKKK, from the coding sequence GGGTAAAGAAGAATAAAGAATTCCAAGAGGCATTTCAAAAGGGACAATCATTCGCAAATCGACAATTTGTTGTCTATAGTCTGAAGAAAGAGGATCAAGACTATTTTCGAATTGGGCTGTCTGTTAGCAAAAAAATTGGAAATGCTGTGATGAGAAATCAAATAAAAAGATACATAAGACAAGCTGTTTTCGAATTATCAGATTTACTTTTACCAGGTAATGATTACGTCATTATTGCTAGAAAACCTGCGGCTGAAATGGACTTTTTTGAGGTGAAAAAGAGCTTAACTCATGTCTTTAAGGTAGGAAAGGTTTTAAAGAAAAAGTAA